Proteins from a single region of Hordeum vulgare subsp. vulgare chromosome 6H, MorexV3_pseudomolecules_assembly, whole genome shotgun sequence:
- the LOC123401881 gene encoding auxin-responsive protein SAUR71-like — MKRLFRRLSRVAAADSSSAAAATAYRQLRSAPKQPSAAGGGKVPQGHVPVCVGEEGGPVERFAVRADLLGRPAFAALLLRAAQEYGYGHPGALRIPCPVADFRRLLVRLSDDPYAADC; from the coding sequence ATGAAGCGCCTCTTCAGACGGCTCTCCCGCGTCGCCGCGGccgactcctcctccgccgctgccGCCACGGCGTACCGGCAGCTCCGCTCCGCCCCTAAGCAGCcctcggcggccggcggcggcaagGTGCCGCAGGGGCACGTGCCGGTGTGCGTCGGCGAGGAGGGCGGGCCCGTGGAGCGTTTCGCGGTGCGCGCGGACCTGCTGGGACGTCCGGCCTTCGCGGCGCTGCTCCTCCGCGCCGCCCAGGAGTACGGGTACGGCCACCCCGGCGCGCTCCGCATCCCCTGCCCCGTCGCCGACTTCCGCCGCCTCCTCGTCCGCCTCTCCGACGACCCCTACGCCGCCGACTGCTAG